CCCGGCGTCGCCCGCCCAAAACGGATCGTCCTCCGGCGAGAGGCAGGCTTCGATCGCCGCCTTGACGTTGGAGACCGCGTCCTCCGGCGTCTCCCCTTCGGCGAGGCAGCCGGGCAGGGTCGGCACGAACGCCGTGAACCCGCCGTCGTCGTTCAGCTCCACGACCACCTTGATCCGCATCGCGCTCCTCCCCGCGACGAGACGGCGAACCGCGGGCGCGCCGCGCCGACCATCCGGTCTCCGCCGGCGATCGCCCCTCCTCCCCGAGACGAGACGGCGAACCGCGGCGCGCGGCCGCGCGGCGCGGCGCGCCTCTTCCCGGCGGCGGGATCTGGGCCGACAATGGCCGCATGAAGATCCGCTTTGCGCGCACCGGCGGGTTCGCCGGCCTCTCCCTGCGCGCCACGATCGACGTCGACCTTCTCCCGCCCGCGGAGCGCGCGGATGTTCTGCGCCTCGCCGCGGAGGCCGACCTCGCCGCCCTTCCCGCGGACCTCCGCGCCGCCGCGCCCGACCGCTTCCGCTTCGAGCTGGAGTGGGACGGGATGCGCCTCGCCGCCGACGAGGCGGCCGCCCCCGCGCCGCTCCGCGCGCTCTTCGCGCGGCTGATCGACCTCGCGCGCGGCGGCGGGCCGGGGGTCGAACGCCCGCCCGCCAAAGGAGCCGTTCCATGACGCGCCGCCTGCTCGCGGTCTTGCTCGTTTCCGCGCTCGTCGTTCCCGCCGCCTTCGCCAAGCCGCCGAAGAA
This window of the bacterium genome carries:
- a CDS encoding type II toxin-antitoxin system HicB family antitoxin, with the translated sequence MRIKVVVELNDDGGFTAFVPTLPGCLAEGETPEDAVSNVKAAIEACLSPEDDPFWAGDAGEVREVVL